In the genome of bacterium, one region contains:
- a CDS encoding type 1 glutamine amidotransferase, with protein MKRELKFIIVDAYPQESREQFNQVGMTVAGMLYVNMLKKYALEAKYNLFYSSDPGVTLPGEKELEAYAGVLWPGCNLTVYHTHDERVTKILDLVRRAYHVGVPQFGTCWGAQIAVYAAGGQVAPNPKGREMGLARKVYLTEQGRKHPMYEGKPPVFDGFISHDDEITELPAGGLWLASNDFSRVQAVAVKHDNGEFWATQYHPEYDLHEVARLIVARAERLIRAGFFSGSEDLNRYVEQLETLFSNPSRKDLRWQLGIDEHVLDAAIRQREFINWLEKLVLPQV; from the coding sequence ATGAAAAGAGAATTAAAGTTTATTATTGTAGACGCTTATCCTCAGGAGAGTCGGGAGCAGTTCAATCAGGTCGGTATGACCGTGGCGGGAATGCTCTATGTGAACATGCTGAAAAAATATGCGCTGGAAGCGAAATACAATTTGTTCTATTCCAGCGATCCGGGCGTGACCTTGCCAGGAGAAAAGGAGCTTGAAGCATACGCCGGCGTGCTCTGGCCGGGCTGCAATCTGACTGTGTACCACACCCATGATGAACGGGTGACGAAAATTCTTGACCTGGTCCGTCGGGCCTATCATGTCGGCGTGCCGCAGTTCGGCACCTGCTGGGGTGCGCAGATCGCGGTGTATGCCGCCGGCGGCCAGGTGGCACCGAATCCTAAAGGCCGGGAGATGGGTTTGGCGCGCAAGGTCTATTTGACCGAACAGGGCCGCAAACACCCGATGTATGAGGGGAAGCCCCCGGTCTTTGACGGTTTTATCAGCCATGACGACGAGATCACCGAGCTGCCGGCCGGCGGCCTGTGGCTGGCGAGCAACGATTTCTCCCGCGTGCAGGCCGTGGCGGTCAAACATGACAACGGCGAATTCTGGGCAACTCAGTATCATCCAGAGTATGATCTGCACGAAGTGGCCCGGCTCATCGTCGCCAGAGCGGAACGGCTGATTCGCGCCGGTTTTTTCAGCGGTTCAGAGGATTTGAACCGTTACGTGGAACAGCTGGAGACCCTGTTCAGCAATCCCAGCCGCAAGGATCTGCGCTGGCAGTTGGGAATCGATGAACATGTGCTCGACGCCGCCATTCGCCAGCGCGAGTTTATCAATTGGCTGGAAAAGCTGGTCCTGCCTCAGGTTTAA
- a CDS encoding exo-alpha-sialidase, giving the protein MKRIAVFSCLSFFVACSQAPRATVSENTMQTVLRLAPSAANPRNSEGDFIPLKNGDLLFVYTHFTAGAADEATAHLAQRISHDQGKTWSQDDMILVAQEGAMNVMSVSLERITPDTIGLFYLRKNSWQDCRPLLRLSGDEGQTWGKALEVFPKEDSSYYVMNNDRVVRMQDGRLLLPLALHYAAGWSKWTGQAQILCAYSDDHGRTWHKGQCAPAANASDSKKVTLQEPGIVELKDHRLLLFCRTDAGSQYIGYSRDRGETWSALQPSNLISPLSPASIERIPQTGDLLLLWNNHERIDPALKGKRTPFTAAVSKDEGQTWMNLKTIHDNPHGWYCYTAVEFVGDHVLLAYCAGDRRENNGLALTQISRFPLGFFYQP; this is encoded by the coding sequence ATGAAACGCATCGCGGTTTTTTCCTGTCTTTCGTTCTTCGTCGCCTGCTCGCAAGCCCCTCGAGCGACAGTCTCTGAAAATACAATGCAGACCGTTCTGCGGTTGGCGCCCAGCGCTGCGAATCCACGCAACAGCGAGGGGGATTTTATTCCTTTGAAGAACGGTGATCTGCTTTTCGTTTACACCCATTTCACCGCAGGCGCCGCCGACGAAGCGACAGCCCACCTGGCTCAACGCATTTCCCATGATCAGGGAAAAACCTGGAGTCAGGACGACATGATTTTGGTCGCCCAGGAAGGCGCGATGAACGTCATGTCCGTGTCCCTGGAACGGATCACTCCGGACACCATCGGGTTGTTTTATCTGCGTAAAAATTCCTGGCAAGACTGCCGTCCGTTGCTGCGGTTGTCCGGCGATGAAGGTCAGACCTGGGGAAAAGCTTTGGAGGTTTTTCCAAAAGAGGATTCGAGCTATTATGTGATGAACAACGACCGGGTGGTGCGCATGCAGGACGGCCGGTTACTGCTGCCGCTGGCGCTGCATTATGCAGCCGGTTGGTCGAAATGGACCGGCCAGGCGCAAATTCTCTGCGCTTATTCCGACGACCACGGCCGCACGTGGCACAAAGGTCAGTGCGCCCCTGCGGCAAACGCCTCAGACTCTAAAAAGGTGACCCTGCAGGAACCCGGGATCGTGGAGCTGAAGGATCACCGGCTGCTGCTCTTCTGCCGGACCGACGCCGGCTCGCAGTACATCGGCTATTCCAGGGACCGGGGTGAAACCTGGTCTGCTTTGCAGCCTTCGAACCTGATATCGCCTCTGTCCCCCGCCTCCATCGAGAGGATACCACAAACCGGCGATCTGCTGTTGCTGTGGAACAACCACGAGCGCATCGACCCTGCGCTGAAAGGCAAACGCACGCCGTTCACTGCGGCTGTTTCCAAAGATGAAGGACAGACATGGATGAACCTAAAAACCATTCATGATAATCCGCATGGTTGGTACTGCTATACCGCCGTCGAGTTCGTCGGTGACCATGTTCTACTGGCCTATTGCGCCGGCGACCGACGGGAGAACAACGGGTTGGCTTTGACCCAGATCAGCCGTTTTCCATTAGGCTTTTTTTATCAGCCATAG
- a CDS encoding HAD family hydrolase, whose translation MIKGITFDLWDTVFIDDSDEPKRRAAGRPSKAVERRQLVHRFLAQHQPIDPATVEVVYNAADAAFRKVWHDHHVTWTVRERLDIIFKALKRELPEAERLELVRLHEEMELEFRPDFVPGVHEALAALHKRYKLAVISDAIFSPGRCLRTLLADEGLLSCFDAFIFSDEIGYSKPAPIVFKTAMEKLRLAAHEMVHIGDREHNDILGPRQVGMHALLCTAAVDRGAANSSADAVFNDYRRLPELVDALNRKEENGK comes from the coding sequence ATGATTAAAGGGATTACGTTTGATCTGTGGGATACGGTATTCATCGACGATTCGGATGAACCCAAGCGCCGGGCTGCCGGCCGGCCCAGCAAAGCGGTGGAACGGCGCCAGTTGGTGCATCGCTTTCTCGCGCAACATCAGCCCATCGATCCGGCAACGGTTGAGGTGGTCTATAACGCAGCGGATGCGGCGTTTCGCAAGGTGTGGCACGATCACCACGTCACCTGGACCGTCCGTGAACGGCTCGATATCATCTTCAAGGCGCTGAAGCGCGAGCTGCCCGAAGCGGAACGGCTGGAACTGGTCCGGCTGCATGAAGAGATGGAGCTCGAGTTCAGGCCTGATTTTGTTCCGGGCGTGCACGAAGCGCTGGCCGCTTTGCACAAACGCTACAAGCTGGCGGTGATCTCGGACGCGATTTTCAGTCCCGGCCGCTGTTTGCGCACGTTGCTGGCGGATGAAGGGCTGCTTTCTTGTTTCGATGCTTTTATTTTTTCCGATGAGATCGGTTATTCCAAACCGGCGCCGATCGTGTTCAAGACCGCCATGGAAAAGTTGCGATTGGCGGCTCATGAGATGGTGCACATCGGTGACCGCGAGCATAACGATATCCTCGGACCTCGGCAGGTCGGCATGCATGCGCTGTTGTGCACCGCTGCCGTGGATCGCGGCGCTGCGAACAGCAGCGCCGATGCGGTCTTTAACGATTATCGACGATTGCCGGAATTGGTGGATGCTTTGAACCGGAAAGAAGAGAACGGGAAATGA
- a CDS encoding iron-containing alcohol dehydrogenase, producing the protein MPTKRHGYNFPTRIEYGPGAAKDVAKTLAQSGLKKGLLVSDKGVEQAGLGDTVRGYFKAVGIELATFSDVKPNPVDDNVYDGAKAFKAAGAEFVLGLGGGSALDVAKAVKCMATHEGPLEKYDDMKDGSQYISNNMPPFYAIPTTAGTGSEVGRSSVITLKSTNKKTIIFSPYFMPNIAVLDPELTVTLPAKLTAATGVDAFVHNLEAYVADAYHPLADGIAKEAMVRAYHNLPIAVKDGKNLAARGEMLMASAMGATAFQKSLGINHSIAHGLGVYFDLHHGLANAAVLKEVMIYNMQEKSVAEKLAHLSMLLGGQRNAESFIELLSQWLTGVGMPTDLKSFNIPASMIPKLEAYALEDPCCSGNPRKVVPGDVADLLKKLI; encoded by the coding sequence ATGCCTACGAAACGACATGGTTATAATTTCCCCACCCGCATCGAATACGGCCCGGGCGCTGCCAAAGATGTGGCGAAAACCTTGGCGCAGAGCGGCTTGAAGAAAGGCCTATTGGTATCCGACAAGGGCGTAGAGCAAGCCGGCCTCGGCGATACGGTGCGCGGTTATTTTAAAGCCGTCGGTATCGAGCTTGCCACCTTCAGCGATGTGAAGCCCAACCCGGTGGACGACAACGTCTATGACGGTGCCAAGGCGTTCAAGGCGGCCGGCGCTGAGTTCGTGCTCGGCCTGGGCGGCGGATCCGCTCTGGATGTGGCCAAAGCGGTCAAATGTATGGCCACGCACGAAGGTCCGCTGGAGAAATACGATGACATGAAAGACGGCTCGCAATACATCTCCAATAACATGCCGCCGTTCTACGCCATACCCACTACCGCCGGCACCGGCAGCGAAGTGGGCCGCAGCAGCGTGATCACCCTTAAAAGCACAAACAAAAAGACCATCATTTTTTCGCCCTATTTCATGCCCAACATCGCGGTGCTCGATCCTGAATTGACCGTCACCCTGCCGGCCAAGTTGACCGCTGCCACCGGAGTGGACGCATTCGTGCACAATCTGGAGGCCTATGTGGCGGATGCCTATCATCCGTTGGCGGACGGCATTGCCAAAGAGGCCATGGTTCGGGCGTACCACAATCTGCCCATCGCGGTTAAGGACGGTAAAAATCTGGCGGCGCGCGGCGAGATGTTGATGGCCTCTGCCATGGGCGCCACGGCATTTCAAAAAAGCTTGGGCATCAATCATTCGATCGCTCACGGCCTCGGCGTCTATTTTGATCTGCATCATGGTTTGGCGAACGCCGCTGTTCTGAAGGAAGTGATGATTTATAACATGCAGGAAAAAAGCGTGGCGGAAAAGCTGGCGCATCTCTCCATGCTGTTGGGCGGCCAACGCAACGCCGAGTCGTTTATCGAGCTCCTGAGCCAGTGGCTGACCGGCGTCGGCATGCCCACAGACCTGAAATCCTTCAACATTCCGGCGTCGATGATTCCCAAGCTGGAAGCGTATGCGCTCGAAGATCCCTGTTGCTCAGGCAATCCGCGCAAGGTGGTCCCGGGCGATGTGGCCGATCTTTTGAAAAAACTGATTTAA